A window from Corynebacterium urogenitale encodes these proteins:
- a CDS encoding metal-dependent transcriptional regulator, producing the protein MHVLDLPEKSQDYLKAIFDLHEWGEGRATLGRIAERLGQRTSTTSEAIKRLVKQGLVEHAPYADVQLTDEGQSLALQMVRRHRLIETYLFRELGYALDELHEEAEVLEHAVSDTFLERIDAVMGRPLRDPHGDPIPSPAGVVNVPDVLSLSDATIASTYLIDRVSDRDPELLSYLCDRGVLPGAKVVVCERPYPELAELEIIAAPEASAVGSRVQLPAQSLGAVLVEVASSGSADEYVAGERGADEPEAVERGADECTTDSTVDRTSDKVEG; encoded by the coding sequence ATGCATGTGTTGGATCTGCCCGAGAAGTCTCAGGACTACCTGAAGGCGATTTTCGACCTCCATGAGTGGGGTGAAGGCCGGGCGACCCTAGGGCGCATCGCGGAACGTCTCGGCCAGCGGACCTCCACGACGTCGGAGGCCATTAAGCGCCTGGTCAAGCAAGGGCTGGTCGAACACGCACCCTACGCGGATGTGCAGCTGACGGATGAAGGCCAGAGCCTGGCGCTGCAGATGGTGCGCCGTCACCGGTTGATAGAGACCTACCTCTTCCGTGAGCTCGGCTACGCCCTCGACGAGTTGCACGAGGAGGCGGAGGTCCTCGAACATGCTGTATCTGACACGTTCCTTGAGCGCATCGATGCGGTGATGGGCCGCCCCCTCCGCGATCCGCACGGCGACCCGATCCCTTCGCCCGCCGGCGTGGTGAACGTTCCCGATGTTCTTTCCCTATCCGACGCCACCATTGCCTCGACCTACCTCATCGACCGCGTTAGTGATCGCGACCCGGAGCTTCTGAGTTATCTGTGCGATCGGGGTGTGCTGCCCGGAGCCAAAGTTGTGGTGTGTGAGCGGCCTTACCCGGAGTTGGCGGAGTTGGAAATTATCGCCGCGCCGGAGGCATCGGCGGTGGGTTCGCGGGTACAGTTGCCTGCGCAGTCTCTGGGTGCGGTGCTTGTTGAAGTAGCGTCCAGTGGCAGTGCCGATGAGTATGTAGCAGGCGAACGCGGTGCGGACGAGCCTGAAGCAGTTGAGCGCGGTGCCGATGAGTGCACTACAGACAGCACAGTGGATAGGACTTCCGACAAGGTGGAGGGTTGA
- a CDS encoding metal ABC transporter substrate-binding protein, producing the protein MRKLTVALTATTLLAASTGLTACSTDDGAKASDKPQVLTTFTILEDMTQEIAGDAADVHSITEPGAEIHGYDPTPSNIADAAGADLILENGLGLEHWTEKLLKNSQAKRVTVSDGIQPINIEGTDTPNPHAWMSPVLAKTYVDNIVRALSDIAPEQRSTFESNAEAYKKKLDDVDNKLNRGLSELPKIKRTLVTCEGAFSYLTKEADMKEGYIWPVNTEGEITPGQVKQAAEFVKAHEVPSVFCESTVERGPQEQLMRETGAADGGTLYVDSLSPADGPVPTYLDLITHDVTTIVEGLKK; encoded by the coding sequence ATGAGAAAACTCACCGTGGCACTCACCGCCACCACCCTCCTCGCCGCAAGCACCGGCCTCACCGCCTGCAGCACAGATGACGGCGCCAAAGCCAGTGACAAACCACAGGTATTGACCACCTTCACCATTCTCGAAGACATGACCCAGGAAATCGCCGGAGATGCCGCCGACGTGCACAGCATCACCGAACCCGGCGCCGAAATCCACGGCTACGACCCCACACCGTCCAACATCGCCGACGCCGCCGGTGCCGACCTCATCCTGGAAAACGGCCTCGGGCTAGAGCACTGGACGGAGAAACTACTGAAGAACTCCCAAGCCAAGCGCGTGACCGTCAGCGACGGCATCCAGCCCATCAACATCGAAGGCACAGACACCCCCAATCCCCACGCGTGGATGAGCCCCGTCCTGGCGAAAACCTATGTGGACAACATCGTCCGCGCCCTCAGCGACATCGCACCTGAGCAACGCTCAACCTTCGAAAGCAACGCTGAGGCTTACAAGAAGAAGCTCGATGACGTGGACAACAAACTCAACCGAGGCCTATCCGAGCTGCCTAAAATCAAGCGCACCCTCGTCACCTGCGAAGGCGCCTTCAGCTACCTCACTAAGGAAGCTGACATGAAGGAGGGTTACATTTGGCCGGTCAACACCGAAGGCGAAATCACCCCAGGCCAGGTCAAGCAAGCCGCCGAGTTCGTCAAAGCCCACGAAGTCCCATCCGTGTTCTGCGAATCCACGGTGGAACGGGGACCGCAGGAACAGCTCATGCGCGAAACCGGGGCTGCTGACGGCGGCACACTCTACGTAGACTCCCTCTCCCCCGCCGACGGCCCCGTGCCGACCTACCTGGACCTCATCACCCACGACGTCACCACCATCGTAGAAGGCCTGAAGAAGTGA
- a CDS encoding metal ABC transporter permease: MMVILLEPFQYSFIQQGLIVVTLVALAAGLLSCWLVLVGWSLLGDAISHAVLPGVVIAFALGAPFAVGALIAALVAVGLVHLVGSRTTLKEDTSIGIVFTSLFALGLVLISITPASGYTQEILFGNLLGVSHASFVQVAICSSAAIVIALACRRAFTMWAFDPIHTGSLGFPVMLVRGLLLVAMALVVVSGVQAVGVILVVSLLITPGATAYLLTTKFERMLFFAPVVAWISGVGGILLSYHLDISSGGTIVLVQSGIFALVYLFGPRSAITSAICS, encoded by the coding sequence ATGATGGTCATACTGCTGGAGCCTTTCCAGTACTCCTTCATTCAGCAGGGACTGATCGTGGTGACCCTCGTGGCACTGGCTGCCGGGCTGCTGAGCTGCTGGCTCGTGCTCGTCGGGTGGTCACTGCTGGGCGATGCGATCTCCCACGCCGTATTACCAGGCGTGGTGATCGCCTTTGCCCTAGGCGCGCCCTTCGCGGTCGGAGCATTAATCGCCGCGCTGGTCGCGGTAGGGCTCGTGCATCTCGTGGGGAGCCGGACAACACTCAAGGAGGACACGAGCATCGGCATCGTGTTCACCTCCCTGTTCGCCCTGGGTTTGGTGCTGATCTCCATCACACCCGCCTCCGGCTACACCCAGGAGATCCTCTTCGGCAATCTGCTGGGAGTCTCCCATGCCTCCTTCGTGCAGGTTGCGATCTGCAGCTCGGCGGCGATTGTCATCGCCCTCGCGTGCCGCCGGGCTTTTACCATGTGGGCATTCGATCCAATCCACACCGGCTCGCTGGGCTTCCCAGTGATGCTGGTTCGCGGCTTGCTGCTTGTGGCGATGGCCTTGGTCGTCGTCTCCGGTGTTCAGGCCGTTGGTGTCATTCTTGTCGTCTCACTGCTGATCACGCCGGGTGCCACGGCGTATTTGCTGACCACGAAATTCGAGCGGATGTTGTTCTTCGCTCCGGTGGTTGCATGGATCAGCGGTGTGGGCGGCATCCTTCTTAGCTACCACCTGGACATCTCCAGTGGTGGCACTATCGTGCTGGTGCAGTCGGGAATCTTCGCGCTGGTCTACCTGTTTGGACCGCGCTCGGCGATTACTTCTGCGATTTGTTCTTGA
- a CDS encoding lytic transglycosylase domain-containing protein, with translation MANNAKRSVGKIPTPKNSAKSTSRSAKSTNRTGTGSQASRPVPSRPQRVNSDWERMSAHQQPNRGILGGCGLFFVVIALLGIIALVGFLVAGAASRDSSGPERIPIPDDVPPAAAKPAPGINIHSPGRTALQLLDWARPISEKTGIPTQALIAYGNAEVIARDSRPECGITWNTLAGLGYVETIHGTYDGKRYGVAELNRRGTVEPKIYGPQLNGDGFAKITDTDGGRMDGDKEFDRAMGPLQFIPESWERYGVDANGDGRSDPQNIDDASASAVRLLCDFDRDLSTPDGWTRAIRSYNLSDEYVLKVRDAAANYALGQAPVGSAR, from the coding sequence ATGGCGAATAACGCGAAGCGCAGTGTGGGGAAGATCCCTACGCCCAAAAACTCCGCCAAGTCCACCAGCAGATCCGCCAAGTCCACCAACAGAACTGGTACCGGCTCACAAGCTTCTCGTCCGGTGCCATCGCGCCCCCAGCGGGTCAATTCCGACTGGGAACGGATGAGCGCACACCAGCAGCCCAACCGCGGCATTCTCGGCGGGTGCGGACTGTTCTTCGTCGTCATTGCACTGCTCGGGATTATTGCGCTGGTGGGGTTCCTCGTCGCGGGTGCCGCCTCCCGTGATTCTTCCGGTCCGGAGCGCATCCCGATTCCCGATGACGTGCCTCCTGCAGCAGCCAAGCCCGCGCCGGGTATCAATATCCACAGCCCAGGTCGGACGGCGTTACAGCTGCTCGACTGGGCGCGCCCCATCAGCGAGAAGACTGGCATTCCCACGCAAGCCCTCATCGCTTATGGCAACGCGGAGGTTATCGCCCGCGATTCCCGTCCGGAATGCGGTATCACCTGGAATACGCTGGCGGGCCTTGGTTACGTCGAAACCATTCACGGCACCTACGACGGCAAGCGTTACGGTGTCGCGGAGCTGAATCGGCGCGGTACGGTGGAGCCGAAGATCTACGGGCCACAGCTCAACGGTGACGGCTTCGCCAAGATCACGGACACGGACGGCGGGCGCATGGATGGGGACAAGGAGTTCGACCGCGCCATGGGGCCGCTGCAATTCATTCCTGAGTCCTGGGAGCGTTACGGCGTGGATGCCAACGGTGACGGCCGTTCGGACCCGCAGAATATTGACGACGCCAGCGCGTCCGCAGTCCGGCTCCTCTGCGATTTTGATCGGGATTTGTCCACCCCAGATGGGTGGACTAGGGCGATCCGCTCCTACAACTTGAGCGATGAGTACGTGCTGAAGGTGCGCGACGCGGCAGCGAACTACGCCCTCGGCCAGGCACCGGTGGGCTCTGCGCGCTGA
- a CDS encoding MazG nucleotide pyrophosphohydrolase domain-containing protein: MSVVLLDPRFPAMIPVEAIPLLSGDVAYTEEVPVRVRWTILDLGGHTDDDADVLVTTDVSNPLVRERLDAGKQLITAPSLLVEMEPQRQLEGSDSSSSVSDATSAQADATSAQAGAAAAKAQGVAGAAGPQMPSAAAVKGDFTKPGEKPADEGADGTSVSGDGYVDGQIVGTDEHTAAVAGMRRTTRTEVPASVMDEIEDAVALMARALRQGEWEQGMTHASLVKFLREETEELARVIDAVESKGTEVPQWLEQELCKELSDVLLQVLFHAEIANRRGAFDIGHVAGAFTAKLQSRAPYLFESVERQVPKTEQDRLWEEGKKRERAEREQSLGKEYTDLVDAKEGAAQGSESSAQDAQGGLPAGEGAAPQSSSGKHSAKHSAEGQASVPEQRIEPHASTFAAQKPASEGGTSAADNGNAVAESGASGLQAAEEVIREARELGIADTDIPMDIRYPMVGLEMDKPGEADRRLKDAVANFREVLKNKSQK; this comes from the coding sequence ATGTCTGTCGTTTTGCTCGATCCCCGTTTCCCCGCGATGATTCCCGTGGAGGCTATCCCGCTGCTCAGCGGCGATGTGGCATACACGGAGGAAGTTCCGGTGCGTGTGCGCTGGACGATCCTGGATTTGGGTGGGCATACCGACGATGACGCGGATGTCCTGGTTACGACCGACGTGTCGAATCCGCTGGTGCGCGAGCGCCTGGATGCGGGCAAGCAGCTGATCACCGCCCCGTCTTTGCTCGTGGAGATGGAGCCGCAGCGCCAGCTGGAGGGCTCTGATTCCTCTTCTTCTGTATCCGACGCCACCAGCGCCCAGGCCGACGCCACCAGCGCCCAGGCCGGGGCTGCCGCCGCGAAGGCTCAAGGGGTCGCTGGCGCAGCGGGTCCGCAGATGCCGAGCGCTGCTGCGGTGAAGGGGGACTTCACCAAGCCCGGGGAAAAGCCCGCTGACGAGGGCGCGGACGGTACGAGTGTCTCGGGTGATGGCTATGTGGATGGCCAGATCGTGGGTACTGATGAGCACACGGCCGCTGTCGCCGGGATGCGGCGCACGACCCGCACTGAGGTTCCGGCTTCCGTGATGGATGAGATCGAGGACGCGGTGGCGCTGATGGCGCGGGCGCTGCGGCAGGGGGAGTGGGAGCAGGGCATGACGCACGCTTCCCTGGTCAAGTTCCTGCGTGAGGAGACGGAGGAGCTCGCGCGCGTCATTGATGCGGTGGAAAGCAAGGGAACTGAGGTTCCGCAGTGGCTGGAGCAGGAGCTGTGCAAGGAGTTGTCTGACGTGCTGCTGCAGGTGCTGTTCCACGCGGAGATCGCGAACCGTCGTGGCGCGTTCGATATTGGCCACGTGGCGGGTGCGTTTACCGCGAAGCTGCAGTCTAGGGCTCCGTACCTCTTTGAGTCCGTCGAGCGTCAGGTGCCGAAGACGGAGCAGGATCGGCTGTGGGAAGAGGGCAAGAAGCGCGAGCGTGCCGAGCGCGAGCAGTCTTTGGGCAAGGAATACACGGATTTGGTGGATGCCAAGGAGGGCGCTGCACAGGGCTCGGAGTCCTCGGCCCAGGATGCTCAGGGCGGTTTACCTGCTGGAGAAGGCGCTGCACCGCAGTCCTCGTCCGGCAAACACAGTGCAAAACACAGTGCGGAGGGGCAAGCCTCTGTTCCAGAGCAGCGGATTGAACCGCACGCTAGTACTTTTGCTGCACAGAAGCCTGCCTCAGAGGGTGGCACGTCCGCCGCTGACAACGGAAATGCCGTAGCGGAGAGTGGGGCATCCGGCTTGCAGGCCGCAGAGGAAGTGATCCGCGAGGCTCGCGAGCTCGGGATTGCCGATACAGACATCCCGATGGATATCCGTTACCCCATGGTGGGCTTGGAAATGGATAAGCCAGGTGAGGCGGATCGCCGCCTGAAGGACGCGGTCGCGAACTTCCGCGAGGTTCTCAAGAACAAATCGCAGAAGTAA
- the mfd gene encoding transcription-repair coupling factor codes for MSPKASPSSSSTTATANTSANSAGKTPSLAGVLRAAARDSKLRGVTTHIGEPSLHMQAPEGVWPFVAGTIAQHAPLLVVTASGRQAQDLGVALRNMLGDSVEVFPAWETLPHERLSPGVETVAQRMRVLHRLHAVCSGHNDATGTPLRVVVAPTRSLVQPIQSHLGGVEPIRLVEGEELDFEALQQRLVLLGYSHVDVVAKRGHFAVRGGIVDIFPATEELPVRVEFWGDEISEVRAFSPGDQRTIPGEIERAVHVYPCRELLLTDPVAKKAAKVAVERAGQPELADLLDKLSQKVAAPGMESLIPLLHEGKLVTLPELMPEKTHTLITAPATVYRRAQDLIETGQQFMEAGWDAAAMGGAAPMEGVAYVEVDEVRDAQHGRPWWTLSPTGMADADSGFSADVLELDYAPAPAPRGDLDAIGSLMSEIRRRTEGGGRVAFAAPTPAVAGRMLRRMQEAGIHAEAIGVDLTGQRGLGRVRKSTLTCADEPPAGAVSIYHAVAYSGVDFPFAGDDAQPQMLFLTETDLTGNRVDAAATGKRKPAKKRNRVDPLELKPGDLVVHDSHGIGKFVKMTERTVGKGPDASRREYLVLEYAPSKRGGPGDQLYVPMDQLDMLSRYVGGERPALSKMGGADWKNTKRKARGAVREIAAELVQLYAQRQAAPGYAFGPDTPWQREMEDAFPFTETEDQWNAIEAVKSDMEKPVPMDRVIIGDVGYGKTEVAVRAAFKAVQAGKQVAVLVPTTLLAQQHFSTFSERMQDFPTTIKELSRFTSAKESKEVLAGMADGTVDIVVGTHRLLQTGVQWKNLGLIVVDEEQRFGVEHKEHIKALRTHVDVLTMSATPIPRTLEMSMAGIREMSTILTPPEDRHPVLTYVGPQEEKHVAAAIRRELLRDGQVFYVHNRVKDIEKTAAAVRAMVPEARVVVAHGQMSEEQLETTVKGFWDREFDVLVCTTIVETGLDISNANTLIVENAHHMGLSQLHQLRGRVGRSRERGYAYFLYPKGEVLTETSYDRLSTIAANNDLGAGMAVAMKDLEMRGAGNVLGAEQSGHIAGVGFDLYVRLVGEAVEAFRAMADGEVVDGREEEKKEIRVDLPIDAHIPAEYVAAERLRLEAYRKFAEVQTDEDVLTVLDELRDRYGEPPVQVTRLAAVSRLRMLCRDLKVGEVLQTGQKISFSPIELPDSGQVRLKRLFPSAMYRATTKVVLIPAPKEGAGMRAVALRDMDLVQWCADALTSLAGIPQRNMRGETAVTR; via the coding sequence ATGAGCCCTAAAGCTTCGCCGTCCTCCTCATCCACTACCGCTACCGCGAACACTTCAGCCAACTCAGCAGGGAAAACCCCCAGCTTGGCTGGTGTGTTGCGTGCCGCTGCGCGCGATTCGAAGCTGAGGGGCGTCACTACCCATATTGGCGAGCCGAGCCTTCACATGCAGGCACCGGAGGGCGTGTGGCCTTTTGTGGCGGGCACCATCGCCCAGCACGCCCCCTTGCTAGTGGTGACAGCCTCGGGCCGGCAGGCGCAGGATCTGGGCGTGGCGTTGCGCAACATGCTCGGTGATTCGGTGGAGGTGTTCCCAGCATGGGAGACCTTACCTCACGAACGCTTGAGCCCCGGGGTGGAAACCGTCGCCCAGCGCATGCGTGTTTTGCATCGTTTGCACGCCGTCTGCTCTGGTCATAACGACGCCACCGGCACCCCACTTCGAGTTGTCGTCGCTCCGACACGTTCCCTGGTGCAGCCGATTCAGTCACACCTCGGTGGGGTTGAGCCGATCCGCTTGGTGGAGGGCGAGGAACTGGACTTTGAGGCACTGCAGCAGCGGCTTGTGCTGCTGGGGTATTCCCATGTGGATGTGGTGGCTAAGCGCGGTCACTTCGCTGTGCGTGGCGGCATTGTCGATATTTTCCCTGCGACGGAGGAGCTGCCGGTTCGTGTGGAGTTCTGGGGCGATGAAATCTCCGAGGTCCGTGCCTTTTCACCGGGTGACCAGCGCACCATCCCGGGTGAGATTGAGCGTGCCGTCCATGTCTATCCGTGTCGCGAGCTGCTTCTGACAGATCCCGTGGCCAAAAAGGCGGCCAAGGTGGCGGTGGAGCGCGCCGGGCAGCCAGAGCTCGCGGATCTGCTGGATAAGTTGAGCCAGAAGGTCGCGGCACCTGGCATGGAGTCCCTCATTCCGCTCCTTCATGAGGGCAAGTTGGTGACCCTGCCGGAGCTCATGCCGGAGAAGACCCACACCCTCATTACTGCTCCGGCGACGGTGTACCGCCGCGCCCAGGACCTGATCGAGACTGGGCAGCAGTTCATGGAAGCCGGGTGGGATGCGGCGGCCATGGGTGGTGCAGCACCGATGGAGGGCGTGGCGTACGTGGAGGTCGATGAGGTGCGCGATGCCCAGCACGGCCGTCCGTGGTGGACGCTATCTCCGACAGGCATGGCGGATGCGGATTCTGGTTTTTCCGCAGATGTCTTAGAGCTGGATTACGCGCCCGCGCCGGCACCTCGTGGTGATTTGGATGCGATTGGCTCTTTGATGAGTGAGATTCGGCGTCGGACGGAAGGAGGAGGGCGCGTCGCATTCGCCGCTCCCACGCCTGCCGTGGCCGGCCGCATGCTACGCCGGATGCAGGAGGCGGGCATCCACGCGGAGGCGATCGGCGTGGACCTCACGGGCCAGCGTGGGCTAGGCAGAGTGCGCAAGAGCACGCTGACCTGCGCTGATGAGCCGCCAGCAGGCGCCGTGAGCATCTATCACGCTGTTGCTTATTCCGGCGTGGACTTCCCGTTTGCGGGGGATGATGCTCAACCGCAGATGCTGTTCCTCACGGAGACGGACCTCACCGGTAACCGCGTCGATGCAGCCGCCACCGGCAAGCGCAAGCCAGCGAAGAAGCGCAACCGGGTGGATCCGCTCGAGCTGAAGCCAGGTGATCTGGTGGTGCACGATAGCCACGGCATCGGCAAGTTCGTGAAGATGACGGAACGCACCGTGGGTAAGGGCCCGGACGCGTCCCGCCGGGAGTACCTCGTGCTGGAATATGCGCCGAGCAAGCGCGGCGGTCCGGGTGACCAGTTGTACGTGCCGATGGATCAGCTGGACATGCTCTCCCGCTATGTCGGCGGCGAGCGTCCGGCCCTGTCGAAGATGGGCGGTGCGGACTGGAAGAACACCAAGCGCAAGGCCCGCGGAGCCGTTCGTGAGATCGCGGCTGAGCTGGTGCAACTGTACGCGCAGCGCCAAGCCGCGCCGGGATACGCCTTTGGCCCGGATACCCCGTGGCAGCGGGAGATGGAGGATGCCTTCCCATTTACGGAGACCGAGGACCAGTGGAATGCCATCGAGGCCGTGAAGTCCGATATGGAAAAGCCCGTGCCCATGGATCGCGTAATCATTGGCGACGTGGGCTACGGAAAGACGGAGGTCGCGGTGCGCGCGGCGTTTAAGGCCGTCCAGGCCGGCAAGCAGGTCGCCGTTTTGGTGCCGACGACACTACTGGCCCAGCAACACTTCTCCACCTTCTCCGAGCGGATGCAGGACTTCCCGACGACCATCAAGGAGCTTTCGCGTTTCACGAGCGCGAAAGAATCGAAGGAGGTACTGGCGGGCATGGCCGACGGCACGGTGGACATTGTCGTCGGTACCCACCGCCTGCTGCAGACAGGTGTGCAGTGGAAGAACCTGGGGCTTATCGTCGTGGATGAGGAGCAGCGCTTCGGCGTGGAGCACAAGGAGCACATCAAGGCACTGCGCACGCATGTGGATGTGCTGACCATGTCCGCTACTCCGATTCCGCGCACGCTGGAGATGTCCATGGCGGGCATCCGTGAGATGTCCACGATCCTCACACCGCCAGAGGACCGCCATCCGGTGCTGACCTACGTCGGTCCGCAGGAGGAAAAGCATGTGGCAGCGGCCATCCGCCGCGAGCTGTTGCGCGATGGCCAGGTGTTCTACGTGCACAATCGCGTGAAGGACATTGAGAAAACAGCAGCCGCTGTGCGCGCGATGGTGCCGGAAGCGCGCGTGGTTGTGGCGCACGGGCAAATGTCCGAGGAACAGCTGGAAACCACGGTGAAGGGCTTCTGGGACCGCGAGTTCGATGTGCTGGTGTGCACCACGATCGTTGAGACCGGTCTGGACATCTCCAATGCGAACACCTTGATCGTGGAAAACGCCCACCACATGGGTCTAAGCCAGCTGCATCAGCTGCGCGGCCGTGTGGGGCGTTCGCGTGAGCGCGGCTACGCCTACTTCCTTTACCCGAAGGGTGAGGTGCTGACGGAAACCTCCTACGACCGCCTGAGCACCATTGCCGCGAACAACGACTTGGGCGCTGGTATGGCCGTGGCGATGAAGGATCTGGAGATGCGTGGCGCCGGCAATGTCTTGGGCGCGGAGCAGTCCGGGCATATCGCTGGCGTGGGCTTCGACTTGTATGTGCGCCTTGTCGGAGAGGCTGTGGAGGCTTTCCGTGCGATGGCCGATGGTGAAGTTGTCGATGGCCGCGAGGAGGAGAAGAAGGAGATCCGCGTGGATCTTCCGATCGACGCGCACATTCCGGCTGAGTACGTGGCTGCGGAGCGCCTGCGCCTGGAGGCTTATCGCAAGTTCGCTGAGGTGCAGACTGATGAGGATGTGTTGACGGTCCTCGACGAGCTGCGCGATCGCTATGGTGAACCGCCGGTTCAGGTCACGCGCCTGGCAGCGGTGTCCCGCCTGCGCATGCTGTGCCGTGATCTCAAGGTCGGGGAGGTGCTGCAAACGGGCCAGAAGATTAGCTTCAGCCCGATCGAACTGCCGGATTCCGGGCAGGTGCGTTTGAAGCGCCTGTTCCCGTCGGCGATGTACCGCGCGACTACGAAGGTGGTGCTCATTCCTGCGCCGAAGGAAGGTGCGGGCATGCGTGCGGTGGCATTGCGCGATATGGATTTGGTGCAGTGGTGTGCGGATGCTCTGACGTCGCTGGCGGGGATTCCGCAACGCAACATGAGGGGCGAGACGGCGGTTACGAGGTAG
- a CDS encoding MFS transporter, with product MEDTNNPSGKQDLTAHDTTPPRPTALARFSRRVLGEPPASDLPNVPENAARFSLGFGSQNVGDQIISAKSTLPWFLTSVGAPAWIMPLLVPIRESGSMLPQAALRPWLQRKARRLPLMQLGTIGQGACCVIMALAALFTTGLSAGLIFLAALAGLSLFRALVSLSSKDVQGRTMPKGFRGRVTGFATTVSGAVTIGVGIVLALLQGSLTPGLFAVLFATAAASWFLSSAVFSRISEPASKPVEAEISLRAIVGDAVELIRSDATFRHFVGVRSLMLASALSPSFLVVLSTESSSDASSLTSASVGGLGLFVLAGGLASLAAGRVSGALSDTSSKNTLTGAAVFATLVLVATIAVAQWWQSALMWWLPLAFFLVSVAHAAIRVARSTYVVDMAEGDLRTRYVSVANTMMGIILLGVGAVTSLLAMWGTLWALGVLAALGLLGAVMAGRLPDVSRHAH from the coding sequence GTGGAAGACACCAATAACCCCAGCGGTAAGCAAGACCTCACTGCTCACGACACCACTCCTCCCCGACCAACCGCACTCGCCCGCTTCTCCCGTCGCGTACTCGGCGAGCCCCCGGCCAGCGATCTGCCCAATGTTCCCGAAAACGCCGCCCGCTTCTCCCTCGGTTTCGGCTCGCAGAATGTCGGCGACCAGATCATTTCCGCAAAATCCACCCTCCCCTGGTTCCTCACCTCTGTCGGCGCGCCCGCGTGGATCATGCCGCTACTCGTCCCCATCCGCGAGTCCGGCTCGATGCTCCCCCAGGCCGCTCTCCGCCCGTGGTTGCAACGCAAAGCCCGCCGCCTGCCGCTCATGCAGCTCGGCACGATAGGCCAGGGCGCATGCTGCGTCATCATGGCCTTGGCAGCACTGTTCACCACCGGACTGTCCGCCGGGCTGATCTTCCTCGCCGCTCTGGCTGGACTATCCCTGTTCCGCGCGCTGGTTTCTCTATCTTCCAAGGATGTACAGGGCCGCACGATGCCGAAGGGCTTCCGCGGGCGAGTCACCGGGTTTGCTACGACGGTCTCCGGCGCGGTGACTATTGGCGTCGGTATCGTACTAGCTTTGCTCCAAGGCAGCTTGACTCCGGGCCTGTTCGCGGTGTTGTTCGCAACGGCGGCCGCGTCTTGGTTCCTCAGCTCGGCGGTGTTCAGCCGCATTAGCGAACCTGCCTCGAAGCCCGTGGAGGCTGAGATTTCTCTCCGCGCGATCGTGGGCGATGCTGTGGAGCTCATCCGCTCAGATGCCACCTTCCGCCATTTCGTGGGCGTGCGTTCCCTCATGCTCGCCTCTGCCCTGTCGCCGTCCTTCCTCGTCGTGCTCTCCACCGAATCTTCGTCCGACGCCAGCAGCCTCACCTCCGCCTCCGTTGGAGGTTTGGGTCTGTTCGTGCTGGCAGGTGGCCTGGCTTCCCTGGCGGCGGGGCGCGTTTCCGGGGCATTGTCCGATACGTCCTCGAAGAACACGCTCACGGGCGCTGCTGTGTTTGCGACGTTGGTGCTGGTGGCAACGATCGCGGTCGCGCAGTGGTGGCAGAGCGCCTTGATGTGGTGGCTGCCGCTGGCGTTCTTCCTGGTTTCGGTGGCCCACGCGGCGATTCGCGTGGCCAGGTCCACCTATGTGGTCGATATGGCGGAGGGCGATCTGCGCACGCGCTACGTGTCGGTGGCGAACACGATGATGGGCATCATCTTGTTGGGCGTGGGTGCTGTGACGTCGCTGCTGGCAATGTGGGGAACGTTGTGGGCGCTGGGTGTCCTGGCTGCCTTGGGTCTGCTGGGCGCGGTCATGGCGGGTCGCCTGCCCGATGTATCGCGACACGCCCACTGA
- a CDS encoding metal ABC transporter ATP-binding protein, whose protein sequence is MSIALRARNLSVTYGPVQALDGVDIDVHYGRIHALIGTNGSGKSTLFKTLMGQLEPNSGRVDLTDHSPGSVAYVPQTEAVDWNFPIRVKDVVACGRRAGRWGRWWGGLGSKDTAIVEEALERTGLTPYRNRQIGRLSGGQKKRTFVARGLAQQTRVLLLDEPFAGVDATSQRHMTDLLRSISAEGTAVLVSTHDLARLSELADEVTLLNRSVIAHGSVDDVLQPDKLLAAFGDGAA, encoded by the coding sequence GTGAGCATCGCCCTTCGCGCGCGGAATCTAAGCGTCACGTATGGACCCGTCCAGGCACTGGACGGCGTGGACATCGACGTGCACTACGGCAGGATCCACGCCCTCATCGGCACGAACGGCTCCGGCAAGTCCACGCTGTTTAAGACCCTCATGGGACAGTTGGAGCCCAACTCTGGCCGAGTGGATCTCACGGACCACTCCCCTGGATCGGTGGCATATGTTCCGCAGACTGAGGCCGTGGACTGGAACTTCCCCATCCGCGTCAAGGATGTGGTCGCCTGCGGTCGGCGCGCTGGTCGATGGGGCCGCTGGTGGGGCGGTTTGGGAAGCAAGGACACAGCGATCGTGGAGGAAGCCCTCGAACGCACTGGCCTGACCCCCTACCGCAACCGCCAGATCGGGCGACTATCCGGTGGGCAAAAGAAGCGCACGTTCGTCGCGCGTGGCTTGGCGCAGCAGACGCGTGTCCTCCTGCTCGATGAGCCCTTTGCCGGGGTCGACGCCACAAGCCAGCGGCACATGACCGATTTGCTCCGCAGTATCAGTGCCGAGGGGACTGCAGTCCTGGTCAGCACGCATGACCTAGCGCGGTTGTCCGAACTTGCCGACGAGGTGACGCTGCTCAACCGCTCCGTCATCGCTCACGGAAGTGTCGATGATGTGTTGCAGCCGGATAAGCTGCTGGCGGCATTTGGGGATGGTGCAGCATGA